A DNA window from Coffea arabica cultivar ET-39 chromosome 6c, Coffea Arabica ET-39 HiFi, whole genome shotgun sequence contains the following coding sequences:
- the LOC140008702 gene encoding uncharacterized protein, whose protein sequence is MSSQPEQSDRSATTAQPETASLGIQLTEMLTKFGEMASEMAAQRKLDDELISSGVQPEPVPARQPEQEPFVLPSAHATVTPSFPIAPEETFTYPTTNLPYTYPPHPSFFLTHMRGPQPQIISNIPPEPHTFYYPAAEPFLPDHTFQTKPEMGESSAPVDMKLLKRLDRFDEFIRKSQGLNKQGVLDYDELCLFPNVQLPEGFKTPKFNKYDGTGNPKTHLRLFANKLGRPTDDENLPLRLFPESLEGDALDWYSKLKPEEAKTWLDLSNAFVKQYEYNCELAPTRTTLEGTKRKPSEDHKTYAKRWRKIAAKVEPPMTEHEIIRTFIKAHDPPYFEEIFRMTGCSFAAIVNKLEEYDDFVKAGKIVNVSTLKSQLDALQGQGTSGKNPQFQKKEGETTFTWSQNPVPRPRLQQYPTYSNPYPYYSNPHPVYHTNITHPRPRSNYANPPTTPFQIFQPSFQQTRPRPPYHQRFSLPNRPTYNYPRSTETYNQSRTRTFANLGRPLDQLYEQLKAANKIGVIPPPTYLHGMPAGYNPHAICAYHSGVPGHSTVDCRALKHKVQDMIEAGEIMLRKRGEQGPSISTNPFPEHKDTFEASTSNDEI, encoded by the coding sequence atgagttcacaaccagaacagtcagataggtctgctactaccgctcaacccgagactgcaagtttggggattcagttgactgagatgcttaccaagttcggagagatggcgtctgagatggccgctcaaaggaagttggatgatgagctaattagcagcggagttcaacccgaacctgtacccgccagacagcctgaacaagagccatttgtcctaccttcggcccacgccactgttactccatcattccctattgcacctgaagaaactttcacctatcccaccacaaatttgccatacacttaccctcctcatccttcattttttcttactcacatgcgaggtccacaaccccaaatcatttcaaatataccacctgagccacataccttttattaccctgctgctgagccattcctgccggaccatacttttcaaaccaagccagaaatgggggaatcttccgctcccgttgatatgaagctgcttaagcgccttgatcgttttgatgaatttataaggaagagtcaggggctgaacaagcaaggagtcctggattacgatgagctttgccttttcccgaatgtgcagttgcctgaggggttcaaaactccgaagtttaacaagtatgatgggacgggcaatcccaagacacacctccgactgttcgccaacaagttgggtaggccaacagatgatgaaaatctgcctttgaggctattcccagaaagtctggagggggatgcactcgactggtattccaagctgaaacctgaagaagcaaagacctggctggacctgtccaatgcgtttgtaaagcagtacgagtataattgcgagttggctccaacacgaaccacgttggaagggacaaagaggaagccatctgaagatcacaagacttatgccaagaggtggaggaaaatagctgcaaaagtcgagccaccgatgactgagcacgaaatcatacgcactttcattaaggcacatgatcctccatatttcgaagaaatttttcgcatgactggatgctcgttcgctgctattgttaataaacttgaggagtacgatgacttcgtgaaagctgggaagattgttaatgtctctaccCTCAAgtcacagttggatgctttgcaaggtcAGGGGACTAGTGGGAAGAACccgcaattccaaaagaaagagggggaaactacCTTCACCTGGAGtcaaaaccctgtcccaagacccagacttcaacaataccctacctactcaaacccttacccctactactcaaatcctcatcctgtttaccacaccaatatcacccatcctcgacctcgctcaaattatgccaacccgcctacaactcctttccaaatatttcaaccaagctttcaacaaactcgtcctcgacccccttaccaccaaagattttccCTACCAAATAGACCCACTTACAACTATCCCCGATccactgaaacctacaatcaaagccgtacccgaacgTTCGCaaacctaggcaggcctttggaccaattgtatgagcaattgaaggctgccaacaaaataggcgtgattccccctccaacttaccttcatggcatgcctgctgggtacaatccacatgctatttgtgcctatcattcgggagtacctggTCACTCAACCGTCGATTGCAGGGCACtcaagcacaaagtccaagacatgatcgaggcaggggaaataatgctaaggaaaagaggtgaacaagggccgagcataagtacaaatcctttccctgaacacaaggacaccttcgaagcatccacctccaatgacgaaatttga